In a single window of the Osmerus eperlanus chromosome 4, fOsmEpe2.1, whole genome shotgun sequence genome:
- the LOC134018351 gene encoding ladinin-1-like, with translation MSLSRKSWSALTSLTRQWTMEDEEEVEREKRRRVRSSISTADPDELSPGHSPKGSLTNEGAPEQISSNDSAAARSRSEEKPFCVTNQTSLSV, from the exons ATGTCATTGAGCAGGAAAAGCTGGTCAGCTCTTACCAG CCTGACCCGCCAGTGGAcgatggaggacgaggaggaggtagaAAGGGAGAAGAGGCGGAGGGTTAGGAGCTCCATCAGCACTGCTGACCCTGATGAGCTTTCTCCCGGACACTCCCCCAAAGGCAGCCTCACCAATGAAGGCGCTCCTGAGCAGATCTCCAGCAATGACAGTGCTGCGGCTCGAAGCAGGTCAGAGGAGAAACCCTTTTGTGTTACAAATCAGACATCACTTTCAGTTTAG
- the LOC134019520 gene encoding uncharacterized protein LOC134019520, which translates to MSSAEQIQLDFLKMLRVRDEKRRKRHVETLRQQKEGEEKGSGSQQVRVEILGDLDAEEDEAEEETIRKEKSPPQAAPTSVKGSGPACASTVTTSTDPQNENGSSLRNKDSSTKPPPIGSHKFVSSMSISFDNSCSHTERINPTTPTSPQSPTLFSALQPLPAQSPSPRGAQSPTQNGQLPDSSNSRPAFVRQSSRTASYRMLRKQEEERMPLQRSASVRTTSKAFEANADQEQEEDNTSPFQRNSRQRVSSRTIQEKMERLAHAAQKSDMVRSPDVAQRTLFLLDEVSRKRGLFEKDPAATQASPGLLKQDLRHVDIVSKRNLFERRGEVSPKSTTNSKVYK; encoded by the exons atGTCTAG TGCAGAGCAGATACAGCTGGACTTTCTGAAGATGCTGCGTGTCcgagatgagaagaggaggaagaggcatgTGGAGACGCTGAGACAAcaaaaggagggggaggagaaaggaagtgGGAGCCAACAGGTCAGGGTGGAAATCTTGGGGGACCTGGATGCAGAAGAGgacgaggcagaggaggagacaaTAAGGAAAGAGAAGAGTCCTCCACAGGCAGCACCTACTTCCGTGAAGGGCTCCGGTCCTGCCTGCGCCTCTACGGTAACCACCAGCACCGATCCACAG AATGAAAATGGTTCCTCATTGAGAAACAAAGACTCAAGCACCAAACCACCACCAATAGGTTCTCATAAGTTTGTCAG TTCTATGTCCATCTCCTTTGACAACAGCTGTAGTCATACTGAGAGGATCAACCCTACAACTCCCACGAGCCCTCAGTCCCCAACCCTATTTTCAGCACTGCAACCCTTGCCTGCCCAGAGCCCCTCCCCTAGAGGGGCCCAGAGCCCAACCCAAAATGGACAACTTCCA GACAGTTCTAACAGCCGTCCTGCCTTCGTCAGACAGAGCTCCAGGACAGCCTCTTATAGG ATGCTGAGAAagcaagaagaagaaagaatgcCTTTACAGAGgag TGCGAGTGTGCGGACCACCTCCAAGGCCTTTGAAGCTAACGCG GACCAGGAGCAGGAAGAAGACAATACATCACCTTTCCAGAGAAA CTCCAGGCAGAGGGTGTCATCCCGCACCATCCaggaaaagatggagagacTGGCTCATGCTGCCCAG AAGTCAGATATGGTGCGTTCTCCTGATGTGGCACAGAGGACCCTGTTCCTGCTAGATGAGGTCTCCAGGAAGAGAGGACTGTTTGAGAAGGACCCAGCTGCCACCCAGGCAAGCCCTGGGTTGCTCAAACAG